Sequence from the Amycolatopsis sp. NBC_00345 genome:
TGGTCGGCTGCCACGAGGAACAGCGTTCCCTTGTCCGACAACAGGTTCTCGCGCCGTCGCCGTGAGGCGTACGCCCGGCGCACGGCACCGGGGTCGGTCGCTCGCGTGCGCAGCAGCCGGCTCCAGCGCTCGTCGGTCAGCAGGGCTGTCACAGCATCTCCTCGATTTCGCCGGCGGTCGGCATGGCGTCGGCGCAGGCCAGCCGCGACGCGACGATGGCGCCCGCCGCGTTCGCGTACTCCGCGATGCGCACCGGGTCCCAGCCGGACAGCAGCCCGTGCACCAGCGCGCCGCCGAAGCCGTCGCCGGCCCCGAGCCCGCAGACCACCTCGACCCGCCGCGGCGGCACGGTCCAGCGGCCTTCGGGGGTGGCGACCAGCACGCCGTCGGCCCCCTTCTTGATCAGCGCGAGCCGCACGCCCTGCGCCAGCATCCGGTCGGCCGCCTCGTCGGGGTCGGCCGTGCCCACCGCGACCTCGGCCTCGGCGCGGTTGCCGACCGCGACCGTGGCGTGGCCGAGCATCCAGCCGATCTCTTCCCGCGCCGTGGCCGCGTCCGGCCAGAACATCGGCCGGTAGTCGAGGTCCACCACGGTGTGTTCGCGCCGCCCGCGGACCTCCAGCATTTTCCGCTGGGTGGCCCGCGCGGGCTCGGTCGAGACGCCGGTGCCGGTCACCCACAGCAGCGGCACCTCGCGCACGACGTCCCACGGCACGTCCGCCTCGGTCAGCGTGAGGTCGGGCGCGATGGGGGAGCGGTAGAACAGCAGCGGCGGGTCGGCGGGCGGGTTCAGCTCGCAGAACACCACCGGTGTCTGCAGATCCGGCGAGGTGCCGACGTGATCGGGCGTGACGCCGAACCCCGTCAGCGCCTGCCGGACGTAGTCGCCGAAACCGTCCGGGCCGACTTTCGTCAGCACGCCGGTGCGGCGGCCGAGCCGTGCGGCGGCGACCGCGACGTTGGTCGCGGTCCCGCCGAGCGACTTGGCGAAGGTGGCCACCTCGGCCAGCGGCACGCCGCTCTGCTCGGGGTAGAGGTCCACCCCGACCCGGCCGACGGTCAGTGCTTCGATCGTCGTGTCTTTGGTCGTCGTCTCGTCGATCGTCGCCGCTTTGATCGTCGCCTCTTTAATTGTCACAGCCACCTCCGCGTGGGTACGTGTGTCAAGGCGTCTCCACGGCCCGCAGCTCGTGTTCGAGTGCTTCCAGTTCCGCGCCGCCCGCCATCTGCCGGGTCAGCTCGCCGATGTCGATCTCGGACTTCTCGTACGTGCCGAGCGGCGCGCCCCGCTTCAGCAGCAGGAACCGGTCCGCGACCGGGTACGCGTGGTGCGGGTTGTGCGTGATCAGCACGACGCCGAGCCCGCGGTCACGGGCCTGTGCGACGTACTTGAGCACCACCCCGGCCTGCTTCACACCGAGCGCGGCGGTCGGCTCGTCGAGGATCAGCACCTTGGCGCCGAAGTGGACCGCCCGCGCGATGGCGACGCACTGACGCTCGCCGCCGGAGAGCGTGCCCACCGGCTGTTCGACGTCACGCAGGTCGATGCCCATGTCGGCCAGCGCCTTCTTGGTCGTCTCCCGGCCCTTCTTCCGGTCCAGCGCGCGGAACGGGCCGAAGCCGACCGTGGGCTCGGAGCCGAGGAAGAAGTTGCGCCACACGCTCATCAGCGGCACCACGGCGAGGTCCTGGTAGACCGTGGCGATGCCGCGGTCCAGCGCCTCGCGCGGCGAGGCGAACCGCACCGGGACGCCCTCGACCAGGAACTCGCCGCGGTCGTGGGTGTGCACCCCGGCCAGGATCTTGATCAGCGTGGACTTCCCGGCGCCGTTGTCGCCGAGCACGCAGGTGACCTCGCCCGCGTTGACCACTGTGGACACATCGTGCAGCGCCACGACGCTGCCGTACATCTTGCCGATGTCCTTGACTTCGATCAGCGGGGCGTTCATCGCCGGACCCTTTCCGCGCGTCGCCGGAAGGCGTTGTTGACCAGGACCGCGGCCAGCAGCATGATGCCGAGGAACAGCATGAACCAGTCGCTGTCCCAGCCGGCGAACACGATGCCCTGGCGCGCCATGCCGAAGATCAGGGCGCCGATCGCCGCGCCGACGGCCGAGCCGAAGCCGCCGGTGAGCAGGCAGCCGCCGATCACCGCCGCGATGATGTACTGGAACTCCAGCCCGATGCCCTGGTTCGCCTGCACGGTCGCGAACCGCAGGATGTTGATCGAGCCGACCAGCCACGCCGCGAGCGCCGTGCCCATGAACAGCAGGATCTTCGTGCGCACCACCGGCACGCCGACCGCGCGGGAGCTGGGCGCGGAGCCGCCGACCGCGAAGATCCAGTTGCCGAAGCGGGTCCGCACCAGCAGCCACGAGGCCACCGCGGCGACGCCGATCCACCACACGATGGAGATCTGGAACGGCGTGCCCCCGATGTTCACCGTGGAGGCGAACACGAACCCGGCCGAGGCGTAGCCGTCGGTCGAGCGCATGCCGGACACCTGCACGGTGCCGGTCACCAGCCGCGTGACGCCCAGGTTCAGGCCCTGCAGCGCGAGGAACGTGCCGAGCGTGACGATGAAGCTCGGCAAGCCGGTTTTCATCACCAGCCAGCCGTTGAACGCGCCGACCGCCAGCGCGAACACCAGCGAGACCAGTAGCGCGAGCCAGACGTTCCAGCCCGCCGCGGTCGAGAGGATCGCGGTGACCAGCGAGGTCGACGCCGTCATCACGCCCGCGGACAGGTCGAACTCACCGCCGACCATCAGCAGCGAGACGGCGACGGCCATGATGCCGAGCGTCGCCGCGTCGTCGAGCCAGGTCGCGGCGCCGCTGGCACTGAAGAACTTGTCCGTGACGATGGTGAAGAACAGGAAGACGACAACGGCGCCGAGCAGCGCGCCGATCTCCGGCCGGACCACCAGCCGGTCCCGCAGCCGCGGCTTCACGAACCGCTCGTCGAGCGTGGTGGTGGTCATCGGGTGCCCCTTTGCACGTACTGGCCGACCTTGTCCACTGTGGATTTGTCGACCAGGTCGGGTCCGGTGAGCACCGGCTTGCCGCCGCCGACGACGTTCGCGTTGTCCCGGTAGAGCTTGAGGAACATCACCGGCAGGTAGCCCTGCTCGTACTGCTGCTGGTCGACGGCGAAGAGCACGTCGCCGGCCTTGATCGCGGACACCACGTCGGAGTTCAGGTCGAACGTGCCGACCTGCGCCTTCGAGCCCGCGGTCTTGATCGCGCTCACCGCGCGGGCCGCGACCTGCGAGTTCAGCGTGAGCACCGCGTCGATCGACGAGTCGGTCTGCA
This genomic interval carries:
- a CDS encoding ATP-binding cassette domain-containing protein; the encoded protein is MNAPLIEVKDIGKMYGSVVALHDVSTVVNAGEVTCVLGDNGAGKSTLIKILAGVHTHDRGEFLVEGVPVRFASPREALDRGIATVYQDLAVVPLMSVWRNFFLGSEPTVGFGPFRALDRKKGRETTKKALADMGIDLRDVEQPVGTLSGGERQCVAIARAVHFGAKVLILDEPTAALGVKQAGVVLKYVAQARDRGLGVVLITHNPHHAYPVADRFLLLKRGAPLGTYEKSEIDIGELTRQMAGGAELEALEHELRAVETP
- the iolC gene encoding 5-dehydro-2-deoxygluconokinase; its protein translation is MKEATIKAATIDETTTKDTTIEALTVGRVGVDLYPEQSGVPLAEVATFAKSLGGTATNVAVAAARLGRRTGVLTKVGPDGFGDYVRQALTGFGVTPDHVGTSPDLQTPVVFCELNPPADPPLLFYRSPIAPDLTLTEADVPWDVVREVPLLWVTGTGVSTEPARATQRKMLEVRGRREHTVVDLDYRPMFWPDAATAREEIGWMLGHATVAVGNRAEAEVAVGTADPDEAADRMLAQGVRLALIKKGADGVLVATPEGRWTVPPRRVEVVCGLGAGDGFGGALVHGLLSGWDPVRIAEYANAAGAIVASRLACADAMPTAGEIEEML
- a CDS encoding ABC transporter permease, with translation MTTTTLDERFVKPRLRDRLVVRPEIGALLGAVVVFLFFTIVTDKFFSASGAATWLDDAATLGIMAVAVSLLMVGGEFDLSAGVMTASTSLVTAILSTAAGWNVWLALLVSLVFALAVGAFNGWLVMKTGLPSFIVTLGTFLALQGLNLGVTRLVTGTVQVSGMRSTDGYASAGFVFASTVNIGGTPFQISIVWWIGVAAVASWLLVRTRFGNWIFAVGGSAPSSRAVGVPVVRTKILLFMGTALAAWLVGSINILRFATVQANQGIGLEFQYIIAAVIGGCLLTGGFGSAVGAAIGALIFGMARQGIVFAGWDSDWFMLFLGIMLLAAVLVNNAFRRRAERVRR